In a genomic window of Littorina saxatilis isolate snail1 linkage group LG6, US_GU_Lsax_2.0, whole genome shotgun sequence:
- the LOC138968909 gene encoding uncharacterized protein isoform X2, whose translation MAVQKMSGSDDNFHGEDSQDTRSLDHYYDQDELREKIPTEVAPLYRQRQVLLKIGDSFLRIGMASKPAISKMKPPLYPAFNVTELERLTNPKGPPKKVSDNFNFHAFTFTADESATITESWYRHAKSFFHIRLGVNRHGPAGPVEYVSAFPGQTDNPFVQYDQRIYDAWWRLTAVAAGQFVAEPLYIPGRCLMHGRTGLCLSPPLTAREQGDISRGTWDKARTVSVITLPDFAVTRPGAYVD comes from the exons ATGGCCGTCCAGAAAATG AGCGGCTCCGATGACAACTTCCACGGGGAGGACTCGCAAGATACCAGGTCGCTAGACCATTATTACGATCAAGACGAGCTGCGCGAGAAGATCCCCACCGAGGTCGCCCCACTCTACAGGCAGAGACAGGTGTTGCTGAAGATCGGGGACAGCTTTCTGAGAATCGGGATGGCGAGCAAGCCTGCTATCAG CAAAATGAAGCCACCACTGTACCCAGCATTCAACGTGACTGAGTTGGAGAGACTGACGAACCCCAAAGGACCTCCCAAAAAGGTGTCAGACAACTTTAATTTTCATGCCTTCACCTTCACGGCGGACGAAAGTGCCACCATTACAGAGTCCTGGTACCGTcacgccaagtcgttttttcaCATTCGCCTGG GTGTGAACAGACATGGCCCAGCAGGCCCCGTGGAGTACGTCTCGGCCTTCCCAGGCCAAACCGACAACCCCTTCGTGCAGTACGACCAGCGTATCTACGACGCCTGGTGGCGACTGACGGCCGTTGCTGCCGGTCAGTTCGTGGCCGAGCCTCTCTACATTCCCGGCCGCTGTCTCATGCATGGTCGCACCGGCCTGTGTCTCAGTCCCCCCCTGACTGCCAGGGAGCAAGGAGACATCTCTCGAGGGACGTGGGACAAGGCCAGGACGGTCAGCGTCATCACTCTGCCGGACTTTGCCGTCACGCGGCCTGGTGCATACGTGGACTAG
- the LOC138968909 gene encoding uncharacterized protein isoform X1 yields MYSPNEDGYGKAASQQSSIYLHTSGSDDNFHGEDSQDTRSLDHYYDQDELREKIPTEVAPLYRQRQVLLKIGDSFLRIGMASKPAISKMKPPLYPAFNVTELERLTNPKGPPKKVSDNFNFHAFTFTADESATITESWYRHAKSFFHIRLGVNRHGPAGPVEYVSAFPGQTDNPFVQYDQRIYDAWWRLTAVAAGQFVAEPLYIPGRCLMHGRTGLCLSPPLTAREQGDISRGTWDKARTVSVITLPDFAVTRPGAYVD; encoded by the exons ATGTATTCGCCAAATGAGGACGGATATGGCAAAGCGGCCTCTCAGCAGAGCAGTATATATTTGCACACT AGCGGCTCCGATGACAACTTCCACGGGGAGGACTCGCAAGATACCAGGTCGCTAGACCATTATTACGATCAAGACGAGCTGCGCGAGAAGATCCCCACCGAGGTCGCCCCACTCTACAGGCAGAGACAGGTGTTGCTGAAGATCGGGGACAGCTTTCTGAGAATCGGGATGGCGAGCAAGCCTGCTATCAG CAAAATGAAGCCACCACTGTACCCAGCATTCAACGTGACTGAGTTGGAGAGACTGACGAACCCCAAAGGACCTCCCAAAAAGGTGTCAGACAACTTTAATTTTCATGCCTTCACCTTCACGGCGGACGAAAGTGCCACCATTACAGAGTCCTGGTACCGTcacgccaagtcgttttttcaCATTCGCCTGG GTGTGAACAGACATGGCCCAGCAGGCCCCGTGGAGTACGTCTCGGCCTTCCCAGGCCAAACCGACAACCCCTTCGTGCAGTACGACCAGCGTATCTACGACGCCTGGTGGCGACTGACGGCCGTTGCTGCCGGTCAGTTCGTGGCCGAGCCTCTCTACATTCCCGGCCGCTGTCTCATGCATGGTCGCACCGGCCTGTGTCTCAGTCCCCCCCTGACTGCCAGGGAGCAAGGAGACATCTCTCGAGGGACGTGGGACAAGGCCAGGACGGTCAGCGTCATCACTCTGCCGGACTTTGCCGTCACGCGGCCTGGTGCATACGTGGACTAG
- the LOC138968910 gene encoding uncharacterized protein, with the protein MLLWGCAMVLLGVVGAQNLPDNILNEPDWGFQSYLDADFEIPCNNSDLVVVTNNFIVWELPNGHMLDAGTDKYVLKNYNNVAQMHLQVKNVQESDAGVYLCHVYNDFTKTQKRGKLLRGLNLGGHKFREPFEEYRYNLMVGGLAALALFVPLVTICLVYKFRYQTDQDRHEKHQARKGAFVHQRNWEANKKDAEMSAVNGGGKGQDNPVYVNEMGEEVNTRL; encoded by the exons ATGTTGCTCTGGGGGTGTGCCATGGTACTGCTGGGGGTGGTGGGAGCCCAGAACCTGCCGGACAACATCCTGAACGAACCCGACTGGGGGTTCCAATCCTATCTTGATGCTGACTTCGAAATCCCTTGCAACAATTCCGATCTTGTGGTGGTGACCAACAACTTCATCGT TTGGGAACTGCCGAACGGTCACATGTTGGACGCAGGCACGGACAAGTACGTGTTGAAGAATTACAACAACGTCGCCCAAATGCATCTCCAGGTCAAGAACGTCCAGGAATCCGACGCTGGCGTTTACCTATGTCACGTGTACAATGA CTTTACTAAGACCCAGAAACGCGGAAAACTGCTGAGAGGCTTGAACCTGGGAGGCCACAAGTTCCGCGAGCCTTTTGAGGAGTATCGCTACAACCTGATGGTAGGAGGCCTGGCAGCCCTCGCTCTCTTCGTGCCCCTGGTCACCATATGTCTGGTCTACAAGTTCCGCTACCAGACCGACCAGGACAGACACGAAAAGCACCAGGCGCGTAAGGGAGCCTTCGTGCACCAGCGCAATTGGGAAGCTAACAAGAAAGACGCCGAGATGTCGGCCGTAAACGGCGGGGGGAAAGGTCAGGACAATCCTGTTTACGTTAATGAAATGGGTGAGGAGGTGAACACGAGGCTGTGA